A genomic window from Agrobacterium larrymoorei includes:
- the cyoB gene encoding cytochrome o ubiquinol oxidase subunit I, producing the protein MVATTDQTSFLFGKLTLESIPYHEPILVVTFIGVAIGAIAVLGLTTYFRLWGYLWREWFTSIDHKKIGIMYIVLAIVMLLRGFADAVLMRTQQAIASGGSEGYLPPHHYDQIFTAHGVIMIFFMAMPMITGLMNYVVPLQIGARDVSFPFLNNFSFWMTTAGAVITMISLFIGEYAQTGWLAYPPLSGIEGSPNVGVDYYIWGLQVAGVGTTLSGINLIVTIIKMRAPGMTMMRLPIFVWTSLCSNILIVASFPILTGTLALLTLDRYLGMNFFTNDLGGNPMMYVNLIWIWGHPEVYILVLPAFGIFSEIVSTFSQKRLFGYTSMVYATAVITILAYVVWLHHFFTMGSGASVNAFFGITTMIISIPTGAKIFNWLFTMYKGRIKFDVPMLWAVGFMITFVIGGMTGVLLAVPPADFVLHNSLFLIAHFHNTIIGGVVFGVLAGIVYWFPKAFGFRLDPFWGKMSFWCWFVGFYIAFMPLYILGLMGVTRRLSQFEDTSLQIWFVIAAIGAATIGVGIASFLLSIVVGFLKREKLRDVTGDPYDGRTLEWSTSSPPPAYNFAFTPVVHDVDAWADMKKHGAERPVDGFIPIHMPKNTGTGVILSAISVALGFGLVWHIWWLAAASLLAIIAVSIAHTFNYNRDYYIPETDVAEVEAARTKLLATQA; encoded by the coding sequence AGATCGGTATCATGTATATCGTCCTCGCGATCGTCATGCTCCTGCGTGGCTTCGCTGATGCTGTCTTGATGCGTACCCAGCAGGCGATCGCCTCTGGCGGTTCGGAAGGCTACCTGCCACCGCATCACTACGACCAGATCTTTACCGCGCATGGCGTCATCATGATCTTCTTCATGGCCATGCCGATGATCACCGGTCTGATGAACTATGTCGTGCCGCTGCAGATCGGCGCGCGCGACGTGTCTTTCCCCTTCCTCAACAACTTCTCCTTCTGGATGACGACTGCCGGCGCCGTGATCACCATGATCTCGCTCTTTATCGGCGAATACGCCCAGACCGGCTGGCTCGCTTATCCGCCTCTGTCCGGAATTGAGGGAAGTCCGAATGTCGGCGTCGATTACTATATCTGGGGACTTCAGGTTGCCGGGGTGGGGACGACCTTGTCGGGTATCAACCTGATCGTCACCATCATCAAGATGCGCGCGCCGGGCATGACCATGATGCGCCTGCCGATCTTCGTCTGGACGTCGCTGTGTTCGAACATCCTGATCGTGGCATCCTTCCCGATCCTGACCGGCACGCTTGCCCTTCTGACGCTTGACCGTTATCTCGGCATGAACTTCTTCACCAATGACCTTGGTGGCAATCCGATGATGTATGTGAACCTCATCTGGATCTGGGGTCACCCTGAAGTTTACATCCTGGTTCTGCCGGCCTTCGGCATTTTCTCGGAAATCGTCTCGACCTTCTCCCAGAAGCGCCTCTTCGGCTACACCTCGATGGTTTACGCGACTGCCGTCATCACCATTCTGGCCTATGTCGTGTGGCTGCATCACTTCTTCACCATGGGTTCCGGTGCCAGCGTCAACGCCTTCTTCGGCATCACGACGATGATCATCTCGATCCCGACGGGCGCGAAGATCTTCAACTGGCTCTTCACCATGTATAAGGGTCGCATCAAGTTCGATGTCCCGATGTTGTGGGCGGTCGGCTTTATGATCACCTTCGTCATCGGCGGTATGACCGGCGTTCTGCTCGCCGTTCCTCCGGCAGACTTCGTGCTGCACAACTCGCTCTTCCTGATCGCTCACTTCCACAACACGATCATCGGCGGCGTTGTCTTCGGTGTTCTGGCCGGTATCGTCTACTGGTTCCCCAAGGCCTTCGGCTTCCGTCTCGATCCGTTCTGGGGCAAGATGTCCTTCTGGTGCTGGTTTGTTGGCTTCTATATCGCCTTCATGCCGCTCTACATTCTCGGTCTGATGGGTGTAACGCGTCGACTCAGCCAGTTTGAGGATACGTCCCTGCAGATCTGGTTCGTCATCGCCGCCATTGGCGCTGCCACGATCGGTGTCGGCATCGCCTCCTTCCTGCTGTCGATCGTCGTCGGCTTCCTGAAGCGCGAAAAGCTTCGTGACGTCACCGGTGACCCCTATGACGGCCGCACGCTGGAGTGGTCGACCTCGTCTCCGCCGCCTGCCTATAACTTCGCCTTCACGCCGGTCGTGCATGATGTCGATGCCTGGGCGGATATGAAGAAGCATGGCGCGGAGCGTCCGGTGGATGGCTTCATTCCGATCCACATGCCGAAGAACACCGGCACGGGCGTTATCCTCAGCGCCATCAGCGTCGCCCTCGGCTTCGGTCTGGTGTGGCATATCTGGTGGCTTGCCGCCGCAAGCTTGCTCGCGATCATCGCGGTCTCGATTGCCCACACCTTCAACTACAATCGCGACTACTACATTCCGGAAACGGATGTGGCGGAAGTCGAAGCAGCGCGCACGAAGCTGCTGGCAACTCAGGCGTAA
- the cyoC gene encoding cytochrome o ubiquinol oxidase subunit III — protein sequence MSQAPAQTADSAEKPVFYLKEDHHTENGTALGFWLYLMSDCLIFATLFATYAVVGRSYAAGPSGADLFDLKLVAINTGFLLFSSITYGFAMLEAQKKKVNSTLLWLAITGVFGLCFLGLELYEFHHLIEEGAGPHRSAFLSAFFALVGTHGLHVTFGVIWLVTLMVQVKKFGLHADNMRRLTCLSMFWHFLDVVWIGVFSFVYLVGVL from the coding sequence ATGTCTCAAGCACCCGCACAGACCGCCGACAGCGCGGAAAAGCCGGTCTTCTACCTGAAGGAAGACCATCATACGGAAAACGGCACGGCGCTCGGTTTCTGGCTCTATCTGATGAGCGACTGCCTGATCTTCGCAACGCTCTTCGCCACCTACGCCGTTGTCGGCCGCAGCTATGCGGCCGGTCCCTCCGGTGCTGATCTTTTCGATCTGAAGCTGGTCGCCATCAACACCGGCTTCCTGCTCTTCTCGTCCATCACCTATGGCTTTGCCATGCTGGAAGCGCAGAAGAAGAAGGTCAATTCGACGCTGCTCTGGCTCGCCATCACCGGCGTCTTCGGCCTCTGCTTCCTCGGTCTCGAACTCTATGAGTTCCATCACCTGATCGAAGAAGGTGCCGGCCCGCATCGCTCGGCTTTCCTGTCCGCCTTCTTCGCGCTGGTCGGCACTCACGGTCTGCACGTCACCTTCGGCGTGATCTGGCTGGTAACGCTGATGGTGCAGGTGAAGAAGTTCGGCCTGCATGCGGACAACATGCGCCGCCTGACGTGCCTTTCGATGTTCTGGCACTTCCTCGATGTCGTCTGGATCGGCGTCTTTTCCTTCGTCTATCTGGTTGGAGTTCTGTGA
- the cyoD gene encoding cytochrome o ubiquinol oxidase subunit IV, with protein sequence MSSNTHSHDHAHGHAHSHGDDHHHESGEDHGSFKSYMIGFILSVILTAIPFWLVMGNVLENRTATVIIIMVFAVIQVFVHMIYFLHMNTKSQGGWTFMSLLFTLVVVMIALVGSLWVMYNMNKNMMPTMTMEQMKNLP encoded by the coding sequence ATGAGTTCGAACACGCATTCACACGACCACGCGCATGGTCATGCCCATTCTCATGGGGACGATCATCACCATGAAAGCGGCGAGGATCACGGCTCCTTCAAGAGCTACATGATCGGCTTCATCCTGTCGGTCATCCTCACCGCCATTCCGTTCTGGCTGGTGATGGGCAATGTTCTGGAAAACCGCACCGCCACCGTGATCATCATCATGGTGTTCGCTGTCATCCAGGTCTTTGTGCATATGATCTACTTCCTGCACATGAACACCAAGTCGCAAGGCGGCTGGACCTTCATGTCGCTGCTCTTCACGTTGGTCGTCGTCATGATCGCGCTCGTTGGCTCGCTCTGGGTCATGTACAACATGAACAAGAACATGATGCCGACCATGACGATGGAACAGATGAAGAATCTGCCCTGA
- a CDS encoding SURF1 family protein — translation MQTTARKGIRPAAVVVILMTVILTGLLLALGTWQVKRLSWKLDLIHQVEERAHAAPVDAPPPSEWGSLTDPATYEYRRVKLTGIFRHQDEVQVYTVSDLGPGYWVLTPLQRDDGSLVVINRGFVPSDKRDPSTRLAGELPARVEVIGLMRAPETGGLFLRTNDPANNRWYSRNIAQIAEAKSLGTVAPFYVDADATPNPGGLPIGGKTMLVFPNNHLSYAITWYILAAMTVAAGWYVARNLNAPKRHKDDKTGDARQ, via the coding sequence ATGCAGACCACCGCCAGAAAAGGCATACGCCCCGCAGCCGTCGTCGTCATTTTGATGACCGTCATTCTCACCGGTCTGTTGCTGGCGCTTGGGACATGGCAGGTGAAGCGGCTTTCCTGGAAGCTCGACCTCATTCACCAAGTGGAGGAGAGGGCGCATGCGGCACCCGTTGACGCACCGCCGCCATCCGAATGGGGATCGCTGACCGATCCCGCAACCTATGAATACCGCCGTGTGAAGCTCACGGGTATCTTCCGCCACCAGGATGAGGTGCAGGTCTATACGGTGTCCGATCTCGGACCGGGCTATTGGGTGCTGACGCCGCTGCAACGCGATGACGGCTCACTGGTCGTCATCAACCGCGGCTTTGTACCGAGCGATAAGCGTGATCCTTCGACCCGTCTCGCCGGCGAGTTGCCGGCCCGCGTGGAGGTGATCGGCCTCATGCGGGCACCGGAGACAGGCGGACTCTTCCTGCGCACGAATGATCCTGCGAACAATCGCTGGTACTCCCGCAACATCGCGCAGATTGCGGAAGCCAAATCACTCGGCACCGTAGCGCCTTTCTATGTCGATGCCGACGCAACGCCCAATCCCGGCGGCTTGCCGATCGGCGGCAAGACCATGCTTGTCTTTCCCAACAACCATCTTTCCTACGCGATCACCTGGTATATCCTGGCTGCGATGACGGTTGCCGCCGGCTGGTACGTCGCACGCAACCTCAATGCGCCCAAGCGACATAAGGACGATAAGACGGGTGACGCGCGCCAATAA
- a CDS encoding phosphopentomutase, with amino-acid sequence MARAFLLVLDSFGVGGAPDAEHYGDLGANTLGHIAEFCAAGAADKAGMRSGPLKLPNMSALGLLEIATLASGTRPADMPPPERIFGLHGCANEVSKGKDTPSGHWEIAGTPVRFEWGYFPTEGDAFSPELVDAICEQGNLPGILGNCHASGTDIIARLGEEHIRTGKPICYTSSDSVFQIAAHEMYFGLERLIALCEVVRRILDPLNIGRVIARPFIGESASTFARTGNRRDFSVLPPEPTLLDRLVERDRKVLAIGKIGDIYAHQGVSRVIKANGNDALMDATLEAMDEALNGDLVFTNFVDFDMNYGHRRDVAGYAAALEAFDQRLPEIHRKMQPGDVAILTADHGCDPTWRGTDHTRERVPIMAFGPGFRERNIGIRSSYADIGESIAAHLSIPSGRHGRSFM; translated from the coding sequence ATGGCACGCGCATTTCTGCTCGTTCTCGATTCCTTTGGCGTAGGCGGTGCGCCTGATGCCGAACATTACGGAGACTTAGGGGCCAACACGCTCGGCCATATTGCCGAATTCTGCGCAGCAGGTGCGGCGGACAAGGCAGGCATGAGATCTGGCCCCCTGAAACTTCCCAATATGTCGGCGCTTGGCCTTTTGGAGATCGCAACGCTCGCAAGCGGTACGCGCCCGGCCGACATGCCGCCGCCGGAACGCATCTTCGGTCTGCATGGCTGCGCTAACGAAGTTTCCAAGGGCAAGGATACGCCATCCGGACATTGGGAAATCGCCGGAACGCCCGTCCGCTTCGAGTGGGGTTACTTCCCCACCGAGGGCGATGCCTTCTCGCCCGAGCTTGTCGACGCGATCTGTGAGCAAGGCAATCTGCCGGGCATCCTCGGCAACTGTCATGCGTCCGGCACGGATATCATCGCCCGTCTTGGCGAAGAGCATATCCGTACAGGCAAGCCAATCTGCTACACGTCGTCGGACTCTGTCTTCCAGATTGCCGCGCACGAGATGTATTTCGGGCTGGAGCGGCTGATCGCGCTTTGCGAAGTGGTCCGCAGGATCCTCGATCCGTTGAATATCGGCCGCGTCATCGCACGCCCCTTTATCGGGGAGAGTGCGTCGACATTCGCCCGCACCGGCAATCGGCGTGACTTCTCGGTTTTGCCGCCGGAGCCGACGCTTCTGGACCGCCTTGTCGAGCGGGACCGCAAGGTTCTCGCAATCGGCAAGATCGGCGATATTTATGCGCATCAGGGCGTGTCGCGAGTGATCAAGGCCAATGGCAACGACGCCTTGATGGATGCGACGCTCGAGGCCATGGATGAGGCTTTGAATGGTGATCTCGTCTTCACCAACTTCGTTGATTTCGACATGAATTACGGCCACCGCCGCGATGTTGCAGGCTACGCCGCAGCGCTGGAGGCGTTTGATCAGCGCCTGCCGGAAATTCATCGCAAGATGCAGCCAGGAGATGTCGCGATCCTGACGGCCGATCACGGCTGCGATCCGACCTGGCGCGGGACGGATCACACGCGCGAACGCGTGCCGATCATGGCCTTCGGCCCCGGTTTTCGCGAAAGAAATATTGGTATCCGCTCAAGCTATGCGGATATCGGTGAGAGCATTGCCGCCCACCTCAGCATACCGTCGGGACGGCATGGCAGGAGTTTTATGTGA
- a CDS encoding adenosine deaminase, translating to MTHQLLKAEIHCHLEGAAPPALVLEQAHKYNVDTGAFLKEGAYVWNDFAEFIRCYDNVAQVFKTEEDYAALAEAYLLELAGENTVYSELIISPDHGDRIGLGADAYLSGIAEGMRRAKEKTGIEARIIVTGERHFGPESVIAAAEYAARVRHPLITGFNMAGEERMGRVADYARAFDIARDAGLGLTIHAGEVCGAFSVADALDLVKPQRIGHGVRAIEDAALVERLAELGTVLEVCPGSNIALSVYPDFASHPLKRLRDSGVRVCISSDDPPFFATSLAQEYEIARHAFGFSDAEINALTRTALEAAFVDEETRSSLLARFDASTGAAA from the coding sequence GTGACACATCAATTATTGAAAGCTGAAATCCATTGTCATCTGGAGGGTGCCGCACCGCCAGCCCTCGTGCTGGAACAGGCGCACAAATACAATGTCGACACCGGCGCATTCCTAAAGGAGGGCGCCTATGTCTGGAATGATTTTGCCGAGTTCATCCGCTGCTATGACAATGTGGCGCAGGTCTTCAAGACGGAAGAAGACTACGCCGCTCTCGCAGAGGCCTACCTCCTCGAGCTTGCGGGCGAAAATACCGTCTATAGCGAGCTGATCATCTCTCCCGATCACGGCGATCGTATCGGCCTCGGTGCGGATGCTTATCTCTCCGGTATCGCCGAGGGGATGCGTCGGGCCAAGGAGAAGACCGGAATTGAAGCCCGTATTATCGTTACGGGTGAGCGCCATTTCGGCCCGGAGAGTGTCATTGCCGCAGCCGAATATGCTGCACGCGTCCGCCATCCTCTGATTACCGGCTTCAACATGGCAGGCGAAGAGCGCATGGGGAGAGTGGCCGATTATGCGCGCGCCTTCGACATTGCCCGCGATGCAGGGCTTGGCCTCACCATCCATGCGGGCGAAGTCTGCGGCGCTTTCAGCGTTGCTGACGCCCTCGATCTGGTTAAGCCGCAACGGATTGGCCATGGGGTTCGCGCCATCGAGGATGCGGCACTCGTTGAGCGTTTGGCGGAGCTCGGAACGGTCCTTGAGGTTTGCCCCGGCTCCAACATTGCGCTCAGTGTCTATCCGGATTTCGCCAGCCATCCCTTGAAGCGGCTTCGCGATTCCGGCGTCCGCGTCTGCATCAGCTCGGACGATCCACCGTTCTTTGCCACCTCGCTGGCGCAGGAGTATGAGATCGCGAGGCACGCTTTCGGCTTTTCGGATGCAGAGATCAACGCTCTGACACGGACGGCGCTCGAGGCTGCTTTCGTCGATGAGGAAACGCGGAGCAGCCTTCTCGCACGCTTCGATGCATCGACGGGCGCTGCTGCCTGA
- the upp gene encoding uracil phosphoribosyltransferase: protein MDGVTVIDHPLVQHKLTFMRKKETSTAGFRRLLREISTLLCYEVTRDLDLTSETIETPLETIEAPVLEGKKLVFASILRAGNGLLEGMLELVPSARVSHIGVYRDHDTLEAVEYYFKAPESLDARLIIVVDPMLATGNSSIAAVEKLKERGAKNMRFLCLLAAPEGIKNFREAHPDVPIYTAAIDRKLNEKGYIVPGLGDAGDRMYGTK, encoded by the coding sequence ATGGACGGCGTAACAGTCATCGATCACCCGCTTGTGCAGCACAAACTCACCTTCATGCGCAAGAAGGAAACATCCACTGCCGGCTTCAGGCGGTTGCTGCGCGAGATCTCCACGCTGCTATGCTACGAGGTAACACGCGATCTGGACCTCACCTCCGAGACCATCGAAACGCCTTTGGAGACCATTGAGGCACCGGTGCTGGAAGGCAAGAAGCTTGTGTTCGCTTCGATCCTGCGCGCCGGTAACGGCCTTCTCGAGGGCATGCTGGAACTTGTTCCCTCGGCGCGCGTGTCTCATATTGGTGTCTATCGCGATCACGATACGCTGGAAGCCGTCGAATATTACTTCAAGGCACCGGAAAGCCTGGATGCGCGCCTGATCATCGTCGTCGATCCCATGCTCGCAACCGGCAATTCCTCGATCGCTGCTGTCGAAAAGCTGAAAGAGCGTGGCGCGAAAAACATGCGCTTCCTCTGCCTGCTCGCAGCACCGGAAGGCATCAAGAACTTCCGCGAGGCCCATCCCGATGTGCCGATCTACACCGCGGCGATCGATCGCAAGCTGAATGAGAAGGGCTATATCGTGCCTGGCCTCGGCGACGCAGGCGACCGCATGTACGGAACGAAGTAA
- the dnaA gene encoding chromosomal replication initiator protein DnaA, whose amino-acid sequence MKNDALFERFSARLKAQVGPEVYASWFARLKLHSMSKSVVRFTVPTTFLKSWINNRYIDLMTSLVQAEDPNVLKVEILVRSASRPVRAAATDDGVQPVQDIAPSAQRSKPFIPPQMTSAASQQGSSAPTMAPRSSGSGPLFGSPLDTRFTFDTFVEGSSNRVALAAAKTIAEAGAGAVRFNPLFIHAGVGLGKTHLLQAIANAAVDSPRNPRVVYLTAEYFMWRFATAIRDNDALTLKDTLRNIDLLIIDDMQFLQGKMIQHEFCHLLNMLLDSAKQVVVAADRAPWELESLDPRVRSRLQGGMAIEIEGPDYDMRYEMLKQRIAVARQEDPSFDISEDIVSHVARSVTASGRELEGAFNQLIFRRSFEPNLSVERVDELLAHLVGAGEAKRVRIEDIQRIVARHYNVSRQELVSNRRTRVIVKPRQVAMYLAKMLTPRSFPEIGRRFGGRDHTTVLHAVRKIEELISGDSKLGHEVELLKRLINENNA is encoded by the coding sequence ATGAAGAACGACGCGCTGTTCGAGCGCTTTAGCGCGCGACTAAAGGCGCAGGTCGGCCCTGAAGTTTACGCTAGCTGGTTTGCCAGGTTGAAGCTGCACTCGATGTCGAAGAGCGTCGTGCGCTTCACGGTTCCAACGACATTTTTGAAATCCTGGATCAACAACCGCTATATCGATCTGATGACCAGCCTGGTGCAGGCAGAGGACCCCAACGTCCTGAAGGTCGAGATTTTGGTGCGTTCGGCCAGCCGTCCGGTTCGTGCCGCCGCGACCGATGACGGGGTTCAGCCCGTCCAGGACATTGCACCTTCCGCACAGCGCTCCAAGCCGTTCATCCCTCCGCAGATGACCAGCGCTGCAAGCCAGCAGGGTTCGTCTGCACCCACCATGGCACCGCGCTCTTCGGGTTCTGGTCCGCTGTTTGGCTCGCCGCTCGATACGCGCTTTACCTTCGACACCTTCGTCGAAGGGTCGTCGAACCGCGTCGCGCTTGCCGCCGCAAAGACGATTGCCGAGGCTGGCGCAGGTGCAGTACGGTTTAATCCGCTGTTCATTCATGCTGGCGTCGGCCTTGGAAAGACCCATCTTCTCCAGGCGATTGCGAACGCCGCAGTCGATAGCCCGCGCAATCCGCGCGTCGTCTATCTAACCGCGGAATATTTCATGTGGCGCTTTGCCACCGCTATTCGCGACAATGACGCGCTGACGCTGAAAGATACGCTGCGCAATATCGACCTTCTGATCATCGACGACATGCAGTTCCTGCAAGGCAAGATGATCCAGCATGAGTTCTGCCATCTGCTGAACATGTTGCTCGACAGTGCCAAGCAGGTCGTGGTTGCTGCAGACCGCGCGCCCTGGGAGCTGGAATCGCTTGACCCGCGCGTTCGCTCGCGCCTGCAAGGCGGCATGGCCATCGAGATCGAAGGCCCGGATTACGATATGCGCTACGAGATGCTTAAGCAGCGTATCGCAGTTGCACGCCAGGAAGACCCAAGCTTTGACATCAGCGAGGACATCGTCTCGCACGTGGCGCGCAGCGTCACCGCCAGCGGTCGTGAACTGGAAGGTGCTTTCAATCAGCTGATCTTCCGCCGCTCCTTCGAGCCCAACCTGTCGGTTGAGCGCGTCGACGAGCTGCTCGCCCATCTCGTTGGGGCAGGCGAAGCCAAGCGCGTGCGTATCGAAGACATTCAGCGCATCGTCGCGCGCCACTACAATGTCTCGCGGCAGGAACTTGTCTCCAATCGTCGCACGCGCGTCATCGTCAAGCCGCGTCAGGTGGCCATGTATCTCGCCAAGATGCTGACCCCCCGCTCCTTCCCCGAAATCGGTCGCCGTTTCGGCGGGCGCGATCACACGACGGTGCTCCACGCGGTGCGCAAGATCGAGGAGTTGATCTCCGGCGACAGCAAGCTTGGCCATGAGGTCGAGCTGCTGAAGCGACTGATCAACGAAAACAACGCTTAA
- the rpsT gene encoding 30S ribosomal protein S20, producing the protein MANTTSAKKATRKIARRTAVNKARRSRVRGFIRKVEEALATGDLAVATEALKAAQPEIQRAATKGVMHFNTASRKVSRLAQRVKALSA; encoded by the coding sequence ATGGCCAATACAACTTCGGCGAAAAAGGCGACTCGCAAGATCGCTCGCCGTACCGCAGTCAACAAGGCTCGCCGTTCGCGCGTCCGCGGTTTCATTCGCAAGGTCGAAGAGGCCCTGGCAACTGGCGATCTCGCTGTTGCGACCGAAGCCCTCAAGGCTGCACAGCCAGAGATCCAGCGCGCAGCTACGAAGGGCGTCATGCACTTCAACACTGCATCGCGCAAGGTTTCTCGTCTGGCGCAGCGTGTTAAGGCTCTGTCGGCCTAA
- a CDS encoding enoyl-CoA hydratase translates to MDYETIIVEKRDEVGIVTLNRPKALNALNSALLKELRHILSAFSLDDSIGAIVITGSEKAFAAGADIKEMSTLNFVDAYLGDFLGGWDDVAASRKPVIAAVSGFALGGGCELAMMCDFIIASETAKFGQPEITLGIIPGMGGSQRLTRAVGKAKAMDLVLTGRKMDAAEAERAGLVSRIVPVESLLDEAVEAASLIASLSRASVLMAKESVNRSFEVSLSEGLRFERRLFQSLFATDDQKEGMEAFIEKRKPLFQNK, encoded by the coding sequence ATGGATTACGAGACGATCATTGTCGAGAAGCGCGATGAAGTCGGTATCGTCACGCTCAACCGTCCCAAGGCGCTCAACGCGCTGAACTCCGCCCTGCTGAAAGAGCTGCGCCATATTCTCTCTGCCTTCTCTTTGGATGATTCCATCGGCGCCATCGTCATTACCGGATCGGAGAAGGCGTTTGCGGCAGGTGCCGACATCAAGGAGATGAGTACGCTCAATTTCGTCGATGCCTATCTCGGTGACTTTCTAGGTGGGTGGGATGATGTGGCCGCAAGCCGCAAGCCGGTGATCGCGGCCGTCTCAGGCTTTGCACTGGGCGGAGGATGCGAGCTCGCGATGATGTGCGATTTCATCATCGCCTCCGAGACGGCGAAGTTCGGTCAGCCGGAAATCACGCTTGGCATCATTCCCGGCATGGGCGGTTCGCAAAGGCTGACCCGCGCCGTCGGCAAGGCCAAGGCCATGGACCTCGTGCTGACGGGGCGCAAGATGGATGCCGCCGAAGCCGAGCGTGCCGGTCTCGTATCGCGTATCGTGCCGGTCGAAAGTCTGCTGGATGAGGCGGTCGAAGCGGCGAGCCTTATCGCGTCACTGTCTCGGGCCTCCGTGCTGATGGCGAAGGAAAGCGTCAACCGCTCCTTCGAGGTTTCGCTTTCGGAGGGTTTGCGGTTCGAGCGTCGCCTGTTCCAGTCGCTTTTTGCCACGGACGACCAGAAAGAAGGTATGGAAGCCTTCATCGAAAAGAGAAAGCCGCTGTTCCAGAACAAGTAG
- the mutM gene encoding bifunctional DNA-formamidopyrimidine glycosylase/DNA-(apurinic or apyrimidinic site) lyase yields the protein MPELPEVETVRRGLAPVMEGARIELLTLTRPDLRFPFPEGFAELVEGREILSLGRRAKYLLIELDNGLTIVSHLGMSGSFRIESGNEEAETPGEFHHPRSKDGKHDHVIFHLGRGTAKTRIIYNDPRRFGFMHLVRRADIDLYPAFAGLGPEPTGNALSAEYLASRFEGKTQPLKGALLDQKVIAGLGNIYVCEALWRSHLSPLRAASTLVTKKGKPKPALDDLTRHIREVIADAIAAGGSSLRDHIQTDGSLGYFQHSFSVYDREGHACRFPDCGGTVERITQSGRSTFYCAACQK from the coding sequence ATGCCCGAATTGCCTGAAGTGGAAACCGTTCGACGCGGCTTAGCGCCCGTCATGGAAGGCGCGCGGATCGAGCTCCTCACGCTCACCCGCCCGGATCTGCGGTTCCCTTTTCCAGAAGGTTTTGCCGAACTCGTGGAGGGTCGCGAAATCCTGTCGCTCGGGCGCCGGGCGAAATACCTGCTGATCGAACTCGACAACGGCCTGACCATCGTTTCGCATCTCGGCATGTCCGGCTCGTTTCGCATCGAAAGCGGAAATGAGGAGGCAGAGACGCCGGGTGAATTTCACCATCCCCGCTCCAAGGATGGCAAGCACGACCATGTGATCTTTCATCTGGGACGCGGAACAGCGAAGACACGCATCATCTATAATGACCCGCGCCGCTTCGGCTTCATGCATCTGGTGCGCCGCGCAGATATCGATCTTTATCCCGCCTTTGCCGGCCTTGGTCCCGAGCCGACGGGAAACGCCCTGAGCGCCGAATACCTCGCCAGCCGCTTTGAGGGAAAGACGCAGCCGCTCAAAGGGGCTCTTCTCGATCAGAAAGTCATTGCAGGTCTTGGCAATATCTATGTGTGCGAAGCGCTCTGGCGCTCCCATCTTTCGCCGCTACGCGCGGCTTCAACGCTCGTCACAAAAAAGGGAAAGCCGAAGCCTGCATTGGACGATCTGACCCGACATATCCGCGAGGTGATCGCCGATGCAATTGCAGCCGGCGGCTCGTCGCTACGCGATCATATCCAGACCGACGGCTCACTTGGATATTTCCAGCATTCCTTTTCGGTCTATGATCGAGAAGGCCATGCTTGCCGTTTCCCCGATTGCGGGGGTACGGTCGAGAGGATCACGCAGAGCGGGCGCTCCACATTCTATTGTGCGGCCTGTCAGAAATAG